The DNA window ATTTCTTTATAGTAactcttctttttgttatCTTACTCATTGCAAACATAATGTACGTATAAAACaatcaacaattaattatacacacatatatatatatatgtgtgtataattaattgttgatttatatatatatactagatttttcgcccgcgcttcgcgcgggctcaaaatctattcccctttccccaaactcactcattaattaggagcacctttgatattctttctcctcaaactctaacctacatctctttgaattttttttttaaaaataaaaaataatagataatataatagatgcagattagcatattgtcaaatatttcaaaaacgtATAATcccttatattaaaatctttaaattttatttttgctcgtgCCTCGCGCGTTTTTACCCTCCGTTGATCCACCATTAttaactctcttttattttctttttttttattttctttttttgaaatcatcgaaaaattagaaaaatttggcactggtttcaagaaaatcaattcttaataaaaaattatccattaataaaaaaataaacttatcctccaaaaattaaaaaaattttgactcctatttcatatataattctttaagatttggttaattaattcccgaaaattggaaaaattttgtaaccggttcccaaaaaaatcggtaacaaaaaattatacactttatagcaaaccctaggaaattctacctttatttcatatacaattttttgaaattcgatcaattaactcccgagaaatttgaaaaattttgtaaccggtttccacaaaaatcggtaacaaaaaattatctataaaaattatccataaaaaaaatttagtttgatatctcaaaatttacggaaattggagcagaaatcggaaacctttttattattagcaatttttctataaactcatcgtagccatcctgaaaaaattagaaaattttgaaaccggtttccaaaaaattgattgtgaaaaattatacacatctttgccatccccgaaaaattagaaaaatttgggcattgtttttaagaaagtaacgaaaaattatttttaaaaaaatttagctaatatctcaaaatttgaggaaattagaacaatcacgtacctacatttttttaaacaaaaatcgaaaacctttttagaaaaattgaaaaaacttcgtaaccggtttcaagaaaatcaattcattaatgaaaaattatccattaataaaaaattaaacttatcctccaacaatattaaaaaaattttgacacgactgctatttcatatataaatctttaagatttggtcaattaattcccgaaaaatttcaaaaaatttgtaaccggtttccaaaaaaatcggtaacaaaaaattatacattttatagcaatccggggaaattctacctttatttcatatgtaattctttaagattcaattattttccgagaaattggaaaattttgtaactggtttccaaaaagatcggtaacgaaaaataatacactttatatcactccccagaaaattctacctctatttcatatacaattgtttgagattcggtcaattaatttccgaaaaattggaaaattttctgataccaattttcccaaaaatcggtaacgaaaaattatacactttatggcaatccccgggaaattctacccctacttcatataattttttaagatttggtcaattaatttccgaaaaattgaaataattttgtaaccggctttcaaaaagatcggtaacaaaaaattatacactttacagcactccccggaaaattctacccctgtttcatatataattcttttaaattcagtCAATTagttcccgaaaaattagaagaattagaaaaatcggtttccagaaaatcggtagcaaaaaaatggccacgacattttcatccccgggaaattctacccctgtttcatatacttttagtaaaaattcggtccactaacgaatgagtagttcgcgtacatacagacagacagacgtgacttatatatatagatatatatatatatatttttttacctgtAATTCTTTCTTGATAAAgtcttttatctttattctcTCCGTTTCGAATTGTTCGGCTGTTAAGTCTTTGTAGCGAGGATCGAGGAAGCTTGCAATTTGACGCACGCTGATTTTCTCGTTTGATTGTAATTCCATATCAAAGCGCCTAATCAGTGATTGACGTAATATTTGTTTGAATGTCGAAATATAGTCGTCGTCCAAAACTTCTTCTATCAGATGATTATCTATGATTCCTCGTATTACCAGACGAACCAAAGATATTGTGACTTCGGATGAAGAGCAAAATACAGTGGTTGCACATTGGAGAGGTTTCAGAAGCGTCACCAGTTTTTCTATAGTCAACCATTCAATTGCAGTGATTTCTAAGTTTTGAGCCTGCCTCGGTTTTGTTATAGATGTATCATTTAATACCGCCAAAATAGGAgttctatttttttgtaaacgtTCACACATATAATAAGTTTTTTGTCCTCCGACGTTTTGCAGTGTTTCCACACCCAACTTCTTTTAGGCATTAtcttctaattaaataatgagcACACAAATGATACACAAGCTTCGTATTCGTAGAAACGCTTTCCTTAGATGTTCAAAcatatgtttgaaaaaaaatatatataaaaacaaactcTGACAGAggatatagattattattgttattgtaaaTAGAGTTCTTAGTAAGAAGTTCATATTTCTGTCTGTTTTCATACATCGCCCAATATCGGTATTGTACCGTTATTGTACTGACATCGGTAGGAGTTACTCTCGAGAGCTCGAACATCTAAGGAAAGCGTTTCTACGAATACGAAGCTTGTGTATCATTTGTGTgctcattatttaattagaagaTAATGCCTAAAAGAAGTTGGGTGTGGAAACACTGCAAAACGTCGGAGGACAAAAAATCTGCCTTCTGCAACATTTGCGATGCTTCCTTCGAATATTCAGGATCGACGAGTTcgttaaataaacatttaaaggCTATACATTTAAAGGCTATACATTGTATGATAAGGAATAAGAATGATCCAATAAATCGTAGCGAGCAACTGCAGGATCATAGCGAGACTAGGTaactgttaatatttatttgaaagttgcatgtaagaatttaatatatatcgaagcgtgattatttatttaacggcttaatataatcacgcttcgatatatattaaattcttacaTGTGATtttaaacacacacacacacacacacacacacacacacacaccaatatatatatgtgtatagaaaagaaattgtttgataaaatgtggctgataatttatttcgttattcgattgtattattaatcatagagtatcatttatatatatttacatgttctatattttatattgtttttaatcttgtataaataattagaagctaatttatataacgttcCATACACAGAAATGATCTGGAAAAATCCTCTGACTCTTCAAATACAGATTGTGCGCGAACGGTCGAAGGAGTCGCGGGAAGGAAGGAATTAATTCGTAGAAAGTCTTCTGTTGTGAAATGTCTATAATACAAGaatgtacattatttacaagtatttaataCACACGACCGACGGCTATTCCCGCGCGTGAAAATAAGAACTTGATGATCGTAAGCAACGGATATGCGAGTGACTTTACTTTAACACGCTCGTTCCGAGAAACTTTCGTCGATTGCGGGCTCGCGCGCGAAGGTCCGGGGTTTTATTCCCACGACTTCCGAATTTTCTCGAATCCTCCGGACCCCCGGTAACGAGCCGAAAATTCAGCTGAGCCAATCCGCTGTCGGCGTCTCGAGAAATTAGTATTGACGCACGTCACGCTGAACTTGAGGCCGGCCACCGATCAGctgttttgaaatattatttgctcGCTTTGTCCCGGGGTATGCCTCGCGCACCGAGTCCTCGAGACAAAGGAGCGAGTAAATATAGGCCACAGTGGAACTCTGTTTTTCTGCCCTTCAAGTGTATACTAGGaaatatacagatatttcTGCGAATTTGGTCGACTTTACTCTGAAAGGCAGAAAAAccgaaattatttcgaaatagcGATTTTCTTAGATTCGTGGTGTAGATTCGCCGACGCTGGTTTTTGTTCGATCGCGAACATTCCGCCCGCCTCGTATGGTGCAACCTACGAATGATACTGTGGTAACGTCGCAACCGAACACGCGCCGAGAACGTGAACGCGCTTGGCTGAACGCGATGGAACGCAAGTACGTCTCGCAATACAGGCGAGGGGATATGATGTGCGTTTAGAGTTTACGCTTCTCGCCTTCAGCGAGCTCACAATGAGCACAATATTAACGATAACTTTACAAAgcaatattttgtacaaagcaacgaaaattattaagaaaaaaatagcatgAAAATTTGACCGTTAGTATGTACCGGGAGTGTACTTAGCGGACGTCATCCTCAGGCGCGGCGCTCACGGGGAGGAGAACGAGCTTACTCACGGGCCGGGTAAAGCGCGAGGTAGCCGTTCGAACGGAGACTACGCGGACGTGGCCGTCTCCCCCGGGGTGCAGCTCCTCGATTCTCGCTAGAGGCCATTTCGTCGGTGGGGTCGTTTCGCTCCTCAGGAGGCACAATCAGCCGACCTGAATTTCCTCGCTAGCTTTGACCCATTTTGGCCGGTGCGCCAGCGTGTGGAGATATTCCTTTGACCACCGGTCCCAGAATTGATCCCGAATTCTTTGCAGCAGCTGCCACCGGGAGAGACGGCTCGTTGACTCCTCGGCTAGAGACGGCTCGGGTACTGCATTGAGTGCTGAGCCGATGAGGAAGTGGCCCGGCGTCAGCGCGGCTAAGTCCTCCGGGTCATCTGATAGGGCTTGGAGCGGGCGTGAGTTCAAGCACGCTTCGACTTGCGCAAGGACGGTGGCCATCTCCTCGTACGTTAGTTTCGTTTCGCCTATGACCCGCCTCAAGTGCAACTTCATTGATTTCACGGCGGCCTCCCAAATTCCGCCGAAGTTAGGCGCCGCCGGAGGGTTGAAATGCCACTGTATGCTCTCCTCTGCGACGCGTGCTGCGATTCGTCGGCCTTCCTGGTCGCTAGCGGAGACCAAGGCTTTCAGCTGAGCGTCGGCTCCGACGAAGTTCGTCCCGCAATCGCTATAAAGCGCGCGACACAGGCCTCGGCGGGCGACGAATCGGCGTAGGGCGGCCAGGAACGCCTCCGCGGAGTAGTCCGACGCCACATCTAAATGAACGGCTCTGGAACTCAAACAAATAAAGACAGTAATAAATGCTTTGGCTGCGTGGTGTCCTCGGCCTTTGGACGTCCGCAGCCATACTGGATCGGCATAGTCGATGCCCGTGTTGAGAAACGGGCGAGATGGGGTCACCCTGGGCGGCGGCAGGTCCCCCATGAGCGGCTGCGGCGAAGCCGCCCGCCATCGCAGACAGATTAAGCAGCGGTGGATGCAGCTCTTTACAAGTGAACGACCTCGAGGTATCCAAAACTCCTGCCGGATGGAACTCAGCGTCATTTGCACACCTCCGTGCAGCGTCCGTCGATGGTGAGCTTCGATGACGAGCCGCGTGAAATGTGACTCACTCGGCAGGATCATCGGGTGCTTTGCGTCGGGAGCTAGGAGGGCGTGCCGGAGTCGCTCACCCACTCGCAGGATCCCTTGCTCGTCTCGAAGCGGGTTTAGCTTAGCGAGGCTACTGCGTGCCGGCAGCTGCTCGCCCTTTGAAATCGCTCTCAGCTCCCCGCTAAATGCTGCTTCTTGCACCACTCGGATCCAGCCACGCCGGGCGTCATCGAGCTCGGAAAACCGGAGTACGAGCGGGGCTTCGAAATCGATTTGAGAGTCAGCGACGGTCCTCTGCCGGGGCAATCGCCGCAGCCAGCGACGGCACCAGGCCGTCCGTCGTAACAGTCGTGTCAGGGAGGAACATCCCGTCAACTCTGAGGGCTCGTCGATCTTCTCCGCGGACGTGGCCGTCGCGTGCACAGCCGTTCGCCGATCCGGCAGGCTAGCAGGAAGCTCGGTCTCCGGAAGGGCGGTCCACGGGCTGGATTCGGTCCTCAGCCATGATGGGCCGCGCCACCAGAGCGGGTGGTTTACCAGCTCTGCTGAAGATATGCCGCGCGAAGCGCAATCGGCGGGGTTCTCTCGCCCGGGAACGTGGTGCCAGATTGCGTCAGGCAGCGTCGTCTGGATTTCGCTTACCCTATTGGCTACATAGGTTTTCCAGGCCGATGGATGTCCGCGGATCCAGCCCAGCACAACCTTGGCGTCCGACCACAGATGCGAAGGGACATTCCTTGCTTCGAGGACTCGCTGAACGTGAGCCACTAGTCGCACAAGCAAGGTCGCGGCGCTCAGTTCCAAACGCGGCAAGGTCACCTGTTTCAGCGGGGCAACCTTCGTTTTTGCCTCGAGCAGCCTCACTTCCACTTCTCCGTCTCCTCTCTCGACTCGCAAATAGATGACGGCGGCATAGGCTCGCTCCGAGGCGTCAGCAAAGCCATGGAGCTCCAGCCGGCAGCCCTCGTCCCCGCTCGTCAGCCAGCGCGGAACGCGGATGGCTTCCAGGGAGGGCAGATCAGACTGGAATGCTCTCCAGTTTTGCACATCTTCTTCCGGGAGCGGCTCGTCCCACTCAATCCCCAGCAACCACGTGGACTGGAAAAGGATCTTCGCGCGCACCGTGGCCGGGGCGAGCCACCCCAGTGGGTCGAATAGTCTTGCTGTCAGCGAGAGGACCGTTCGTTTTGTGAACGTTTCTGTCCGGATCAGCTGAGTCGTATACGAGAATTGATCGTCGTGCGGATGCCACCGCAGGCCCAAGGTCAGATGGCTCTCACCCGGTTGCCATCCCCGAGGCTCCTTCAGTAGACGATCCTCCACCGGCACGTCCTCCAGGAGGGTCTCGTCATTGGCGGACCACTTTTTCAGCGGGAAGCCGCCCGCCATGCAGATCCGCTCCAACTGTCTCCGTTTCTCTAAAGCGGCAGCCAGCGTTTTCGCTCCGGAGATCACGTAGTCCATGTAGGTGTCCTCCTCCAGGACGCTTGCTCCCTCCGGAATGCTTCTCATCCTCGGCAAGCTGGTGCGTCGTACGAATTGCTTGGTGTGGAGAGCAGGCCAGGCCGTACGTAACAGTGGTGAGCCAATACTCTAGTATAGGCTCTCGTGGATCGAACCGCCAGAGAATCCGCTGCAAGTCCACATCCTCCTGATGGACGTCAATCTGCCGGTACATCTTCTCGATGTCCGTGGCAAAGACGAATCGATGGCGGCGCCATCGTAGAAGAACGTCCGTCAGCGCAGGCAGCAGGTTGGGTCCGACCATCAGGCGCTGATTCAATGAGTCCCCGGACGGGACTGTAGCTGAGCCATTGAAGACTACTCTCAGCTTGGTCGTAGAGCTCGTCTCCCGCAGAACGCCGTGATGCGGCAAGTAACACACGCGAGCGCTAATCAAGTCGTCGCCGCGGACTGGCACCATATGCCCCAGCTCGGCATACTGCTTCATGAAATCCACGTACGCGGCCTGGAGGTCGGCATCCCGCGCGAACCGACTCTCCATGCTTCGAAGCACTCGCTCAGCTACGCGACGCGTTTCGGAGAGGTCCGGCAACGGCGAGATGAGAGGAAGGCGCACTACATAGCGTCCATCGGGCCGTCGCGAATGCGTCCGGACGAAATGTTCCTCGCACTCAGCTTCCTCCTTCGTGAGAGCCACCGCGCTCGACGGAACTTCCTCCTGCTCCCAAAACCGGCGCACCACGCTCACCAGATCTTCCTCGATCCGGCATTGGTGAGTGTACGCGACGTGTCCGGAAACGGAATCAGCGATCACTCCCGAGAGGATCCACCCCAACGTCGTGTTCTGGGCGACCGGTTCGCGAGGCCCTCTCTTCCGGAGCCCCGCACGGAGTATCGACGCGTAAATGTCGGCGCCGAGAAGTACATCGATCGGATCTGAAGAGCAAAATTCTGGATCTGCTAATTCCAGTCCGCTAAGGTGCGGCCAAGTAGCCGCTCCGGCTTCGATGCCACCGGCA is part of the Temnothorax longispinosus isolate EJ_2023e chromosome 12, Tlon_JGU_v1, whole genome shotgun sequence genome and encodes:
- the LOC139823284 gene encoding uncharacterized protein; this translates as MISERLAQQLRLPCFPVAVNVFGIGGLQTGVARSRVAMTLSSRSEGRAFTISALVFPRLTVYAGGIEAGAATWPHLSGLELADPEFCSSDPIDVLLGADIYASILRAGLRKRGPREPVAQNTTLGWILSGVIADSVSGHVAYTHQCRIEEDLVSVVRRFWEQEEVPSSAVALTKEEAECEEHFVRTHSRRPDGRYVVRLPLISPLPDLSETRRVAERVLRSMESRFARDADLQAAYVDFMKQYAELGHMVPVRGDDLISARVCYLPHHGVLRETSSTTKLRVVFNGSATVPSGDSLNQRLMVGPNLLPALTDVLLRWRRHRFVFATDIEKMYRQIDVHQEDVDLQRILWRFDPREPILEYWLTTVTYGLACSPHQAIRTTHQLAEDEKHSGGSKRPGGGHLHGLRDLRSENAGCRFRETETVGADLHGGRLPAEKVVRQ